Proteins from a single region of Primulina tabacum isolate GXHZ01 chromosome 5, ASM2559414v2, whole genome shotgun sequence:
- the LOC142547319 gene encoding gamma-tubulin complex component 2 isoform X2 → MDKPIGCYHAAVQELIVIDDLLYALVGIEGRYTSILRVLGKDDNITFQVDASLDLALQESAKRIFPLCESYLLINQFVESRSQFKSGLVNHAFAAALRSLLLDYQAMVAQLEHQFRLGKLSIQGFWFYCQPMMGSMQALSIVIKKSTSNNFIGSAVLNLLQGQAKAMAGDHVVRSLLEMMSHSASQAYLGILERWVYEGVINDPYGEFFIAENKSFQKESLALDYDAKYWQQRYSLKDDIPSFLANAAETILTTGKYLNAMRECGHNIQVPVAEDSKLTSVGSNHLYLECIKAAYDFASGELLNLIKEKHDLMGKLRSIKHYLLLDQGDFLVHFMDIAREELMKKPDDISTEKLQSLLDLALRSTAAVADSYHEDLTCCVETTTLLKRLSVLRDLQIDQIASDLEEPVSITGLETVCLEF, encoded by the exons ATGGACAAACCTATAGGTTGCTACCATGCTGCAGTTCAG GAATTgattgttattgatgatttgcTCTACGCTTTAGTTGGTATTGAGGGCCGGTATACTTCAATCCTCAGAGTTCTTGGGAAGGATGATAACATAACTTTCCAAGTTGATGCATCTTTGGATTTGGCACTTCAG GAATCTGCAAAGCGGATATTCCCTCTGTGTGAGAGCTACTTACTAATCAATCAGTTTGTTGAATCGAGGTCCCAGTTCAAGTCTGGTCTTGTAAATCATGCATTTGCAGCTGCACTCAGATCACTGCTGCTT GATTACCAAGCTATGGTGGCTCAGCTTGAACATCAATTTCGATTAGGAAAACTTTCTATTCAAGGATTCTGGTTTTATTGCCAG CCGATGATGGGGTCAATGCAAGCTTTATCCATAGTGATAAAAAAGTCtacatctaataattttattggtTCCGCAGTTCTTAACCTCTTGCAAGGTCAG GCCAAGGCCATGGCCGGTGACCATGTAGTGAGGTCTTTGTTGGAAATGATGTCCCATAGTGCAAGCCAAGCATACCTTGGTATTTTAGAAAG GTGGGTCTACGAGGGAGTTATTAATGATCCATATGGTGAATTTTTCATCGCTGAGAATAAGTCTTTCCAAAAG GAAAGTCTCGCGCTAGATTATGATGCTAAGTATTGGCAACAACGCTACAGCCTGAAAGATGACATACCTAGTTTCCTTGCAAATGCTGCTGAAACAATTTTGACAActggaaaatatttaaatgcaATGAGAGAATGTGGGCATAATATTCAG GTTCCTGTAGCCGAAGATTCAAAGTTAACAAGTGTAGGGTCTAATCATCTTTATCTAGAGTGCATTAAAGCTGCTTATGATTTTGCTAGTGGGGAATTATTAAATCTAATTAAAGAAAAG CATGACTTAATGGGAAAACTGAGATCGATCAAACACTATCTTCTTCTTGATCAG GGTGATTTTTTGGTTCACTTCATGGATATAGCTCGGGAGGAGCTCATGAAAAAGCCTGATGATATTTCTACAGAGAAGCTACAG TCACTCTTGGATCTTGCATTGCGATCCACAGCTGCTGTGGCAGATTCATACCACGAGGACTTAACATGTTGTGTG GAAACAACCACGCTATTGAAGCGGTTGAGTGTACTCAGAGATCTTCAAATCGACCAGATTGCCAGTGACCTAGAAGAACCTGTGAGCATAACAGGCTTGGAAACAGTTTGCCTTGAGTTTTAA